The following are encoded in a window of Arthrobacter sp. NicSoilB4 genomic DNA:
- a CDS encoding NADPH-dependent F420 reductase: MTNLTIIGNGNMARGIATRALAGGLAVEILGQDATKAQELAAEFGAGVTFGTTVDAPKGQIVVLAVPFDAAKSIVRAYGDALAGKTVVDITNPVNFETFDSLVVEPGNSAAEEISQLVPAGAHVVKAFNTTFAGTLVAGESGGQPLDVFIAGDNAAANAAVSSFVGAGGMRPLVVGPLKRARELEGFQFVLMTMQANPEFADFNWDTGLQVTK; this comes from the coding sequence ATGACGAACCTCACCATCATCGGCAACGGAAACATGGCCCGCGGCATCGCAACCCGTGCCCTCGCCGGCGGCCTGGCCGTCGAGATCCTCGGACAGGACGCCACCAAGGCGCAGGAACTGGCCGCCGAGTTCGGCGCCGGCGTCACCTTCGGCACAACGGTGGACGCTCCGAAGGGCCAGATCGTGGTCCTGGCGGTTCCGTTCGACGCCGCGAAGTCCATTGTCAGGGCCTATGGCGATGCGCTGGCCGGCAAGACCGTCGTGGACATCACCAACCCGGTGAACTTCGAGACCTTCGATTCGCTGGTTGTTGAACCCGGGAACTCCGCCGCCGAGGAAATCTCGCAGCTTGTCCCCGCCGGTGCCCATGTGGTCAAGGCCTTCAACACGACCTTCGCCGGCACCCTGGTGGCCGGCGAGTCCGGCGGACAGCCGCTGGACGTCTTCATCGCCGGGGACAACGCAGCGGCCAACGCTGCTGTCAGCAGCTTCGTCGGCGCCGGCGGCATGCGCCCCCTGGTCGTCGGTCCGCTCAAGCGCGCCCGTGAACTCGAAGGCTTCCAGTTCGTCCTCATGACCATGCAGGCCAACCCGGAGTTCGCCGACTTCAACTGGGACACGGGTCTTCAGGTCACCAAGTAG
- a CDS encoding 5'-3' exonuclease, with protein MAQRLMLLDTASLYFRAFYGIPDTIRRADGTPVNAVRGLLDMIARLTTDYEATHLVACWDDDWRPQWRVDLIPSYKSHRVAEAVADAPDVEIVPDALRAQIPLIRRVLDLAGIAVVGAAGHEADDVVGTYASHAGLPVDVVTGDRDLFQVVDDARRVRVIYTARGMKNLEVLTEAVVVGKYRVLPGQYADFATLRGDTSDGLPGVAGIGEKTAASLLAEYGTLDGLLAAAADPESGLSASVRSKLAAAADYLAVAPAVVNVVRDLELPTLEQAGAPLNPVSGDARAELEALATQWNLGGSVGRLLAALDRSP; from the coding sequence ATGGCCCAACGTCTGATGCTGCTCGACACCGCGTCCCTGTACTTCCGCGCCTTCTATGGCATTCCCGATACGATCCGCCGCGCCGACGGAACGCCCGTGAACGCCGTCCGCGGGCTGCTCGACATGATCGCCCGCCTCACCACGGACTACGAGGCGACGCATCTCGTTGCGTGCTGGGACGACGACTGGCGTCCGCAGTGGCGGGTGGACCTTATACCGAGCTACAAGTCGCACCGGGTGGCAGAGGCGGTGGCGGATGCCCCCGATGTGGAGATCGTTCCGGACGCGCTTCGGGCGCAGATTCCGTTGATCCGCCGCGTGCTTGACCTCGCCGGCATCGCCGTCGTGGGGGCTGCCGGGCATGAGGCCGACGACGTCGTCGGCACCTACGCCAGCCACGCCGGGCTGCCCGTCGACGTCGTGACGGGGGACCGCGACCTCTTCCAGGTCGTCGACGACGCCCGCCGGGTGCGCGTGATCTACACCGCGCGCGGCATGAAGAACCTGGAGGTCCTCACCGAGGCAGTGGTCGTTGGCAAGTACCGTGTGTTGCCCGGGCAGTATGCCGACTTCGCGACCCTCCGCGGCGATACTTCCGATGGGCTGCCGGGCGTCGCCGGCATCGGGGAGAAGACCGCCGCGTCGCTGCTCGCCGAGTACGGCACGCTGGACGGGCTGCTCGCCGCGGCGGCCGATCCGGAAAGCGGGCTGTCCGCGTCCGTGCGGTCGAAGCTGGCGGCCGCCGCGGACTACCTTGCGGTCGCGCCCGCCGTCGTGAATGTCGTGCGCGACCTCGAACTGCCGACGCTGGAACAGGCGGGGGCGCCACTGAACCCTGTCTCCGGCGATGCCCGCGCCGAACTGGAGGCGCTCGCCACGCAGTGGAACCTTGGCGGCTCGGTCGGACGGCTCCTCGCTGCCCTCGACCGGAGTCCGTGA
- a CDS encoding DUF2252 domain-containing protein yields the protein MAGTKVKHPSVEKRAAKGKGCREKTPVSSHAGWTPATDRPDPVALLEEQNRTREQDLVPVRHGRMLVSPFTFYRGAAKIMAADLKDTPRADLRVQLCGDAHLSNFGVFASPERTLLFDLNDFDETLPGPFEYDVKRMAASFTIAARNNAFTKEETRDATLRAVRAYREAMAEFAQMRTLDIWYSRLSEEQLMEAIDLAVASQKGKALKKVAQGMVKAARQNVAKAHTRDSLQALSKLAERVDGKYRIVSQPPIVVPVRELAATYGMSGEDVENAVRDQLRSYRATLPDDRRHLLEQFEVIDVARKVVGVGSVGTRAFIALLQGRDQEDPLFLQVKEATKSVLEDHLPKSHYKQPGERVVQGQRMMQAASDIFLGWTKGVQDNRYLYWRQLRDMKGSAVVEGMKPLGMNFYANACGWTLARAHARSGDPVAIASYLGKSDKFDLSITDFSERYADQNERDYQAFADAVRSGRLPAADAV from the coding sequence ATGGCCGGGACCAAAGTCAAGCACCCGAGTGTTGAAAAACGTGCTGCAAAGGGTAAAGGGTGCCGCGAGAAGACACCCGTTTCCAGCCACGCAGGCTGGACTCCCGCCACCGACCGCCCGGATCCGGTCGCGTTGCTCGAGGAACAGAACCGCACCCGGGAGCAGGACCTGGTACCGGTACGACACGGCCGAATGCTGGTCTCCCCGTTCACGTTTTACCGTGGTGCGGCGAAGATCATGGCGGCCGACCTGAAAGACACGCCCCGGGCAGACCTGCGCGTCCAGCTGTGCGGAGACGCCCACCTTTCCAACTTCGGGGTCTTCGCTTCGCCGGAACGGACTTTGCTGTTCGACCTGAACGACTTCGACGAGACGCTCCCGGGCCCGTTCGAGTATGACGTCAAGCGGATGGCGGCGAGTTTTACAATTGCGGCGCGTAACAACGCGTTCACCAAGGAAGAAACACGCGACGCGACTCTCAGGGCGGTCCGGGCGTACCGGGAGGCGATGGCCGAGTTCGCGCAAATGCGCACCCTGGACATCTGGTACTCACGCCTGTCCGAGGAGCAACTGATGGAAGCCATCGACCTGGCCGTGGCAAGCCAGAAGGGGAAGGCCCTCAAGAAGGTTGCCCAAGGAATGGTGAAAGCGGCACGGCAGAACGTCGCCAAGGCGCACACCAGGGACAGCCTGCAGGCCCTGTCCAAGCTCGCCGAGCGCGTTGACGGGAAGTACCGGATTGTCAGTCAACCGCCCATTGTCGTTCCCGTCCGGGAACTGGCAGCCACGTACGGTATGTCTGGCGAGGATGTTGAGAACGCGGTTCGTGACCAGCTCCGTTCCTACCGGGCCACGCTGCCGGATGACCGGCGCCACCTGCTCGAACAATTCGAAGTCATCGACGTTGCCCGCAAGGTCGTCGGCGTCGGCAGCGTCGGCACGCGGGCGTTCATCGCCTTGCTCCAGGGACGCGACCAAGAGGATCCCTTGTTCCTCCAGGTCAAGGAAGCCACGAAATCTGTGCTCGAGGACCACTTGCCCAAGAGCCATTACAAGCAGCCGGGCGAACGTGTCGTTCAGGGACAGCGGATGATGCAGGCCGCGAGCGACATCTTCCTGGGGTGGACCAAAGGCGTGCAGGACAACCGGTACCTGTACTGGCGCCAACTGCGTGACATGAAGGGCTCAGCCGTTGTGGAAGGGATGAAGCCGCTCGGCATGAACTTCTACGCCAACGCATGCGGCTGGACCCTGGCCCGGGCCCACGCCAGGTCCGGCGACCCGGTCGCGATCGCGTCCTACCTCGGCAAGAGCGACAAGTTCGACCTGTCCATCACCGACTTTTCCGAGCGTTACGCCGACCAGAACGAAAGGGACTACCAGGCATTCGCCGACGCAGTGCGGTCCGGCCGGCTGCCGGCAGCCGACGCCGTTTAG
- a CDS encoding aquaporin: MNERTLANELGAVEQNILLRIQDFDDPRQEWRRLFSELYGTFLLVIVAAGGGMMSQAFPGVISRTSAVVAPGLMVLGIILFMGKISGAHLNPAVSLAFALRGDFPWRRVPGYIVVQLIGATLACLLLQAVIGVSATFGSNYPAANYPAVAAFWMEALLTLALVSVILGTASGAQNIGLLGAFAVGGYIALAGLWGSPISGTSMNPARTFGPDLVGGNFSHYWVYVAGPLAGAAAAVGIAFILRGAGGGKSGSEAAQGALFTEAAQEKEA; this comes from the coding sequence GTGAATGAGCGAACCCTTGCCAACGAGCTGGGGGCGGTCGAGCAGAACATCCTGCTTCGAATCCAGGATTTCGATGATCCACGCCAGGAATGGCGGCGCCTGTTCTCGGAGCTATACGGCACATTTCTGCTCGTCATCGTGGCTGCCGGGGGCGGAATGATGAGCCAGGCCTTTCCCGGTGTCATCAGCCGCACGTCGGCCGTGGTGGCTCCCGGCTTAATGGTGTTGGGGATCATTCTGTTCATGGGCAAAATCTCGGGTGCCCATTTGAACCCTGCAGTCAGCCTCGCGTTCGCGCTCCGCGGCGACTTCCCGTGGCGCCGGGTGCCGGGCTACATCGTCGTTCAGCTCATCGGCGCGACGCTTGCCTGTCTGCTGCTGCAGGCCGTCATCGGCGTCTCCGCCACCTTCGGTTCGAACTACCCGGCTGCGAACTACCCGGCGGTCGCCGCGTTCTGGATGGAGGCGCTTCTGACTTTGGCGCTGGTCAGCGTCATCCTCGGAACGGCCTCCGGGGCCCAGAACATCGGGCTCCTCGGGGCGTTTGCGGTAGGCGGCTACATTGCCCTGGCAGGGCTGTGGGGCAGTCCCATTTCAGGCACTTCGATGAATCCCGCCCGGACTTTCGGGCCCGACCTTGTGGGCGGAAATTTCAGCCACTATTGGGTGTACGTCGCCGGGCCCCTGGCCGGAGCTGCCGCCGCCGTCGGGATCGCGTTCATTTTGCGCGGCGCAGGCGGCGGGAAGTCGGGTTCCGAAGCTGCACAGGGAGCCCTCTTCACCGAGGCCGCCCAGGAAAAGGAAGCATAG
- a CDS encoding cytochrome P450 produces the protein MDFVPASEHPLDPFPQYERMRQSAPVFLDEQSGSWHVFRYDDVQRVLSEHATFSSRMGGDESSAAGHLFASSLITTDPPRHRQLRSLVTQAFTPKAVDALAPRISELTDELLEGIAPLGTSDLIEALAYPLPVIVISELMGIPAEDRDRFKRWSDVIVSQTRTGAATEDHQSANQEMTGYFLDLIERRRRRPGDDLISNLLAAEIDGQKLNVAELLGFCALLLVAGNETTTNLIGNAVLCFTEVPGTIERIVKEPSRLAQAIEEVLRFRSPVQSMYRVTVADTTLGGVQIPAGAPVVAWIGSANRDERQFARPAQFDVDRGQIRHLAFGHGVHFCLGAPLARLEARIALEATLSRLPGLSLVPGSQLERMDSTIVYGVKSLPVRWQAA, from the coding sequence ATGGACTTCGTCCCGGCCAGTGAGCATCCGCTGGATCCCTTTCCCCAGTACGAGCGGATGCGGCAATCAGCACCCGTCTTTCTCGACGAGCAGTCGGGAAGCTGGCACGTGTTCCGGTATGACGACGTGCAACGGGTGCTGTCCGAACACGCCACGTTTTCCTCGCGGATGGGCGGCGACGAGTCATCCGCGGCGGGCCACCTGTTCGCGTCGAGCCTGATCACCACAGACCCGCCGCGGCACCGGCAGCTACGCTCCCTGGTCACCCAGGCATTCACGCCGAAGGCCGTCGATGCGCTCGCTCCCCGGATTTCCGAACTTACGGACGAACTGCTGGAAGGGATCGCCCCCCTCGGAACATCGGACCTGATCGAGGCGCTGGCGTACCCCTTGCCGGTCATCGTAATCTCGGAACTTATGGGCATCCCCGCGGAGGACCGGGACCGGTTCAAGCGGTGGTCCGATGTGATCGTGAGCCAAACGCGGACCGGTGCGGCGACTGAGGACCACCAGTCCGCGAACCAGGAGATGACCGGGTACTTCCTGGACCTGATCGAACGGCGGCGGCGCCGGCCCGGCGATGATTTGATCAGCAACCTGCTCGCCGCCGAGATTGACGGGCAGAAACTGAACGTGGCTGAACTGCTGGGCTTCTGCGCGCTGCTGCTCGTCGCCGGTAATGAAACAACCACCAACCTGATCGGCAACGCGGTTCTTTGCTTTACCGAAGTGCCCGGCACCATCGAGCGGATTGTGAAGGAGCCATCACGGCTTGCGCAGGCCATCGAAGAAGTGCTCCGCTTTCGGTCACCGGTGCAGTCCATGTACCGGGTGACCGTTGCCGACACGACCCTGGGCGGCGTCCAGATTCCGGCCGGCGCCCCGGTGGTGGCCTGGATCGGCTCCGCAAACCGCGACGAGCGGCAGTTCGCGCGGCCCGCGCAGTTCGACGTCGACCGCGGCCAGATCCGGCATCTGGCCTTCGGCCACGGCGTCCACTTCTGCCTCGGTGCCCCGCTGGCCCGGCTTGAAGCACGGATCGCACTGGAGGCGACCCTGTCCCGGCTGCCCGGACTGAGCCTGGTCCCGGGATCGCAGCTGGAACGGATGGACAGCACCATCGTCTATGGTGTGAAGTCGCTTCCGGTCAGGTGGCAGGCGGCCTGA
- a CDS encoding glycerate kinase, whose product MHNATAPKTIRTLIAPDKFKGSLTAGEVADALAAGLRSATGSGTGSVHCELLPLADGGDGSVDAAVASGFNQRSYTVAGPTGQHVQASIAFDGATAVVEVANTCGLALLPGGRLEPLNASSRGFGEAILFALSLNPARIVLALGGSASTDGGLGMLTALGFSFRDADGRLLYGSGGELDEIHTVHRSILPELAGTELIVASDVHNPLLGPQGAAAVFGPQKGARQGDIEALDQGLEHFVAKLTEAGFANAAALAGHAGAGSAGGIGYACLLLGAHQVSGADYFLDLLDFNTRKDNCDVVITGEGSIDEQTLAGKLPAAVARRSGQRPIIAVAGRSLLPRDRWSDLHLSQVYTLADYTDQDSAKDPELSAALLRRIGRDIGSRLL is encoded by the coding sequence ATGCACAACGCGACCGCCCCGAAAACCATCCGCACGCTCATCGCACCCGATAAATTCAAAGGCAGCCTCACCGCCGGCGAGGTGGCGGATGCCCTGGCCGCGGGGCTCCGCTCGGCAACTGGTTCAGGGACCGGATCGGTCCATTGCGAGCTGCTGCCTTTGGCGGACGGAGGTGACGGCAGTGTTGACGCCGCCGTCGCCTCCGGCTTCAACCAGCGCAGCTACACCGTCGCCGGACCCACCGGCCAGCACGTCCAGGCCAGCATCGCGTTCGACGGCGCCACCGCCGTCGTCGAGGTTGCCAACACCTGCGGCCTCGCGCTCCTGCCGGGCGGGCGGCTGGAGCCGCTGAACGCCTCCAGCCGCGGCTTCGGCGAAGCAATCCTGTTCGCACTCAGCCTGAACCCGGCACGGATCGTGCTGGCCCTGGGCGGCAGTGCCAGCACCGACGGCGGCCTGGGAATGCTCACGGCCCTCGGCTTCAGCTTTCGCGACGCCGACGGCAGGCTGCTGTACGGCTCCGGAGGGGAACTGGACGAGATCCACACCGTTCACCGGTCCATCCTCCCCGAACTGGCCGGCACCGAACTCATCGTCGCGAGCGACGTCCACAACCCGCTGCTCGGGCCCCAAGGCGCAGCGGCCGTCTTCGGGCCCCAAAAGGGCGCCCGACAAGGCGACATCGAGGCCTTGGACCAAGGCCTGGAACACTTCGTTGCCAAGCTGACGGAGGCCGGATTCGCGAACGCGGCGGCCCTCGCCGGGCATGCAGGCGCCGGAAGTGCCGGAGGCATCGGCTACGCCTGCCTGCTGCTGGGCGCACACCAGGTTTCCGGTGCCGACTACTTCCTGGACCTGCTCGACTTCAACACCCGCAAGGACAACTGCGACGTCGTGATCACCGGCGAGGGCAGCATCGACGAACAGACGCTGGCCGGGAAACTGCCCGCCGCCGTCGCACGCCGGTCCGGTCAGCGCCCGATCATCGCCGTCGCCGGCCGCTCCCTGCTCCCCCGGGACCGGTGGTCCGACCTGCACCTGTCACAGGTGTACACCCTGGCGGATTACACCGATCAGGACTCCGCCAAGGACCCTGAACTTTCCGCGGCCCTGCTTCGCAGGATCGGACGGGACATCGGAAGCAGACTCCTCTAG
- the dctA gene encoding C4-dicarboxylate transporter DctA, with translation MDHITTAGPAYADTTQSSTTQPARNPAPKTRWYRQLYFWVLTAIVCGILVGWLAPTVGIAMEPIGTTFVNSMKMLIGPIVFLTIVGGIASVADLKKVGMTGLKALTYFQVGTILAMVFGLVAINLFRLGDGVNADADSIETSASAAKLIDAGQNQEWWQFLTHIIPNSIVGPFVEGDILQIIFIAVVFGIALNAMGKVGAPVLDGVQRLTGVMFKILGFIMKAAPIGAFGAMAYAVGKFGVTSLTSMGGLIALFYITSILFVVIVLGSVMAFLKLNIFTMIRHLKEEYMLILGTSTAEPALPGLMRKLEHAGVKKETVGLVVPTGYSFNLDGAAIYLSLAALYIAQATNTDLTLGQQLGLLAVMLLTSKGAAGVAGGGFIALTATLTTLGTIPAAGIMLIFGIDKFMSECRALVNFTGNAVATLFIAWWDRTLDADRARRVFAGETVEPMPGEGQSQPGGATDLDDELTEYSRQALEETGPRHTGHSGTSSLAKDRTPAYSETV, from the coding sequence ATGGATCACATCACCACCGCCGGCCCGGCATACGCAGACACGACGCAGTCATCCACGACGCAACCAGCCAGGAACCCGGCGCCCAAAACACGCTGGTACAGGCAGTTGTACTTCTGGGTACTGACCGCCATAGTCTGCGGCATCCTGGTCGGCTGGCTCGCACCGACCGTCGGCATTGCCATGGAACCCATCGGCACGACCTTCGTAAATTCGATGAAGATGCTCATCGGCCCGATCGTTTTCCTCACCATCGTCGGCGGCATCGCCAGCGTCGCTGACCTGAAGAAGGTCGGCATGACCGGTCTGAAGGCCCTGACCTACTTCCAGGTCGGCACCATCCTCGCCATGGTCTTCGGCCTGGTCGCGATCAACCTGTTCCGCCTGGGCGACGGGGTGAACGCCGACGCCGACTCGATCGAGACTTCCGCGTCAGCCGCCAAGCTCATCGACGCCGGGCAGAACCAGGAATGGTGGCAGTTCCTCACCCACATCATCCCTAACAGCATCGTTGGCCCCTTCGTTGAGGGAGACATCCTCCAGATCATCTTCATCGCCGTGGTCTTCGGCATCGCCCTGAATGCCATGGGCAAGGTCGGCGCCCCCGTCCTGGACGGCGTGCAGCGCCTGACCGGGGTCATGTTCAAGATCCTGGGCTTCATCATGAAGGCCGCCCCGATCGGCGCGTTCGGTGCGATGGCCTACGCAGTGGGCAAATTCGGCGTCACCTCCCTCACCAGCATGGGCGGACTGATTGCCCTTTTCTACATCACCTCCATCCTCTTCGTTGTCATCGTCCTCGGCTCCGTGATGGCCTTCCTGAAGCTGAACATCTTCACAATGATCCGCCACCTCAAGGAGGAGTACATGCTCATCCTGGGCACGTCCACCGCGGAACCGGCCCTCCCGGGCCTGATGCGCAAGCTGGAACACGCAGGCGTCAAGAAGGAAACCGTCGGGCTCGTCGTCCCCACCGGCTACAGCTTCAACCTCGACGGCGCCGCGATCTACCTCTCCCTCGCGGCCCTCTACATCGCCCAGGCCACCAACACAGACCTGACACTCGGCCAGCAGCTGGGCCTGCTGGCGGTCATGCTGCTGACCTCCAAGGGGGCAGCTGGCGTCGCCGGCGGCGGTTTCATCGCCCTGACTGCCACGTTGACCACCCTTGGCACCATCCCGGCAGCCGGCATCATGCTCATCTTCGGGATCGACAAGTTCATGTCCGAGTGCCGCGCCCTGGTCAACTTCACCGGCAACGCCGTCGCCACCTTGTTCATTGCCTGGTGGGACCGCACCTTGGACGCTGACCGCGCCCGCCGCGTCTTCGCCGGCGAAACCGTTGAGCCCATGCCGGGTGAAGGGCAGAGCCAGCCCGGCGGCGCCACGGACCTCGACGATGAATTGACCGAATACAGCCGCCAGGCGCTCGAGGAAACCGGCCCCCGGCACACAGGACACTCTGGTACTTCATCCCTCGCCAAGGACCGCACCCCTGCCTACTCGGAGACCGTCTGA
- a CDS encoding potassium channel family protein has protein sequence MKYSELPLVGAAFLFLAAYSILIIAEPPAPYADALVIVIWSTWVAFGVDYIVKLLLAPQPVRWFIRHPLELLMVVLPVMRPLRLLRPFTLRQVMERAPGTAIRTRLMAYVIASALLLIYTVALSVLSFEKSAPNANITTMGDSLWWAMVTITTIGYGDFYPVTMPGRWAAAALMIGGFVVLSMVTATVSSWLVESVTAATNARAKADESARSDELARLTAQVERLHGRTLGPVETVSGPTEVKPRKEPD, from the coding sequence ATGAAGTATTCCGAGTTGCCCCTCGTCGGGGCGGCCTTCCTTTTCCTGGCGGCATATTCCATTCTGATCATCGCGGAACCGCCGGCCCCTTACGCGGACGCGCTGGTCATTGTCATCTGGTCAACATGGGTTGCCTTCGGCGTCGATTACATCGTGAAATTGCTCTTGGCGCCGCAGCCGGTGCGGTGGTTCATCCGCCACCCTTTGGAGTTGCTGATGGTGGTACTCCCGGTGATGCGGCCATTGCGGCTGCTGAGGCCTTTTACGTTGCGCCAGGTCATGGAGCGGGCCCCGGGAACGGCAATCAGAACGCGCCTCATGGCCTACGTCATTGCATCGGCCCTCCTTCTCATCTACACCGTTGCCCTGAGCGTCCTCAGTTTCGAAAAGAGCGCCCCGAACGCGAATATCACCACGATGGGTGACTCCCTGTGGTGGGCCATGGTCACGATCACAACGATCGGTTACGGCGACTTTTATCCCGTCACTATGCCGGGCCGTTGGGCTGCCGCTGCGCTGATGATCGGCGGGTTTGTCGTCTTGAGTATGGTCACCGCGACCGTGTCATCCTGGCTGGTCGAAAGTGTCACCGCCGCGACGAACGCACGGGCGAAAGCGGATGAATCCGCAAGGAGCGACGAACTCGCCCGGCTCACGGCGCAGGTCGAGAGGCTCCATGGCCGCACCCTGGGCCCGGTGGAAACCGTCAGTGGCCCTACGGAAGTCAAGCCACGCAAGGAACCAGATTAG
- a CDS encoding MerR family transcriptional regulator: MAELSKTSGIPVATIKFYLRERLLPAGERTGPNQSRYGEQHLRRLRLIRGLLDVGGLSVASARGVIDAVDSELPLAHSFGVAQRAVSADIDPGGMDPEALAGIDRLVEGWRVSADNPGRLAAARVLETFNALGQRDDRDWFSRYAAAALLVAEADLDLVEARGSREAMAETVVIGTVLGDALFSGLRRAAQEHVSALRHPVPFEPVRAPAKEQECP, translated from the coding sequence ATGGCTGAACTGAGCAAAACCAGCGGCATTCCGGTCGCCACCATCAAGTTCTATCTGCGCGAGCGGCTGCTTCCGGCGGGTGAACGGACGGGTCCCAATCAGTCGCGCTACGGTGAGCAGCACCTGCGCCGGTTGCGGCTCATTCGTGGCCTCCTCGACGTCGGTGGACTCAGCGTCGCGTCGGCCCGTGGCGTGATCGATGCCGTGGACTCGGAGCTTCCCCTGGCCCACTCATTCGGGGTGGCCCAGCGGGCGGTCTCCGCCGACATCGATCCGGGCGGGATGGACCCCGAGGCCCTGGCAGGCATCGACCGGCTGGTCGAGGGCTGGCGCGTCTCAGCGGACAACCCGGGCCGGCTCGCCGCGGCCCGCGTGCTGGAGACCTTCAATGCGCTGGGCCAGCGGGATGACCGGGACTGGTTCTCGCGCTATGCCGCCGCGGCCCTGCTAGTGGCCGAGGCAGACCTGGATCTGGTCGAGGCCCGCGGCAGCCGTGAGGCCATGGCCGAGACCGTGGTCATCGGCACCGTATTGGGCGACGCCCTCTTTTCGGGGCTTCGCCGTGCCGCGCAGGAGCATGTCTCGGCCCTGCGCCATCCTGTCCCGTTCGAGCCAGTCCGTGCACCCGCCAAGGAGCAAGAATGTCCGTAA
- a CDS encoding DASS family sodium-coupled anion symporter → MSGRTDVRAALLGGKTFRSLSEQTLSPKEEKFERARQTLGFFLAPAVAILFALLPVPMDRTQQLLAAVLLGVIILWICEPVPIPVGGLLGVAAVVILGVAPAGDVLAPFGSTTIFTFIGAFILAQAMLKHGIAQRLAVAVLSIPGVATSTYRVIVAFGVITCLLSAFVSNTATVAMLMPTALGILAVICQLMQDRGIVRADFDPLRLRVGAALMLMLAYGASVGGLLTPVGSPPNLIGRGLIEEATGERISFAQWTATAAPLCLAMFLVLALIMFLLNRPEVRRIEGVEEYLREQKAAQGRMARAEINTLIAFGVTVTLWLLPAVISLAAGADSELYLFLDDRLDEGIVAVLGASLLFILPTNWKERRATLTWSDAARIDWGTILLFGTGIIFGSLLAATGLAETIGTAASNNLPATNVVAITAFATVLAILISETTSNTASAAVVVPIVIPLCAAIGVDPFVPALAATFAASFGFMPPRLDAAERDRLRLRNGADHQDDPHWAGVRHQRCTPHHRYSTGDGRRHRHRRMSATAPP, encoded by the coding sequence GTGTCCGGACGCACTGATGTCCGGGCCGCCCTGCTCGGAGGGAAGACTTTTCGGAGCCTCAGTGAGCAAACCCTGTCACCCAAGGAGGAGAAGTTCGAGAGGGCGCGGCAGACCCTGGGATTCTTCCTTGCCCCTGCCGTCGCGATTCTGTTCGCGCTGCTTCCGGTGCCGATGGACCGGACGCAACAGCTGCTGGCCGCGGTCCTGCTGGGCGTGATTATCCTATGGATCTGTGAGCCGGTGCCCATTCCGGTGGGAGGCCTCCTCGGGGTAGCCGCCGTGGTGATCCTCGGCGTGGCACCGGCCGGCGATGTCCTGGCCCCCTTTGGATCGACAACGATCTTCACCTTCATCGGCGCCTTCATCCTCGCCCAGGCGATGCTCAAGCACGGCATTGCGCAGCGGCTGGCCGTTGCCGTGCTCTCGATACCCGGCGTGGCCACGTCCACCTACCGGGTGATCGTCGCCTTCGGGGTCATCACCTGTTTGTTGTCGGCCTTCGTATCGAACACGGCGACGGTTGCCATGCTGATGCCCACAGCACTCGGCATTTTGGCGGTGATCTGCCAGCTCATGCAGGACCGTGGCATCGTCCGGGCGGACTTTGACCCGCTGCGGCTGCGGGTCGGCGCAGCGCTGATGCTGATGCTGGCCTATGGCGCCAGCGTCGGAGGCCTGCTGACACCCGTGGGGTCCCCGCCCAACCTCATCGGCCGGGGCCTGATCGAGGAGGCCACGGGCGAGCGCATCTCCTTCGCCCAGTGGACTGCCACCGCGGCCCCGCTCTGCCTGGCCATGTTCCTGGTGCTGGCACTGATCATGTTCCTGCTCAACAGGCCCGAGGTCCGGCGGATCGAGGGCGTCGAGGAATACCTCCGCGAGCAGAAGGCCGCCCAGGGCAGAATGGCCCGCGCGGAAATCAACACCCTCATAGCCTTCGGTGTCACCGTCACCCTGTGGCTGCTCCCTGCCGTCATCAGCCTGGCCGCCGGCGCCGACTCTGAGCTGTACCTCTTCCTGGATGACCGGCTGGACGAGGGGATCGTGGCGGTGCTCGGGGCCTCGCTGCTGTTCATCCTGCCGACGAACTGGAAGGAACGACGGGCGACGCTCACCTGGTCGGACGCCGCCCGGATCGATTGGGGGACCATCCTCCTCTTTGGTACGGGCATCATTTTCGGTTCACTCCTTGCAGCCACCGGACTCGCGGAGACCATCGGGACCGCCGCGTCGAATAACCTCCCGGCCACGAACGTCGTCGCTATCACCGCTTTCGCCACGGTGCTGGCCATCCTCATCTCGGAGACCACCAGCAACACGGCTTCGGCAGCCGTCGTCGTCCCCATCGTCATCCCCCTCTGCGCGGCGATTGGGGTTGACCCGTTCGTGCCCGCCCTGGCGGCCACGTTCGCCGCCTCATTCGGGTTCATGCCCCCCCGTCTCGACGCCGCAGAACGCGATCGTCTACGGCTCCGGAACGGTGCCGATCATCAGGATGATCCGCACTGGGCTGGTGTTCGACATCAGCGGTGCACTCCTCATCATCGGTATAGTACCGGTGATGGTCGGCGTCACCGGCATCGGCGGATGAGCGCGACTGCGCCCCCGTGA